The following are from one region of the Candidatus Trichorickettsia mobilis genome:
- a CDS encoding DUF2706 domain-containing protein, protein MNTTTSLLISCIILQLLSSCTPSPPYEIRSPCVSGETDNPYAINPCVRRPVNINHDIS, encoded by the coding sequence ATGAATACCACTACTTCATTGTTAATTAGTTGTATTATTTTACAACTATTATCGTCCTGCACCCCTAGTCCGCCATATGAAATAAGAAGCCCTTGCGTTTCTGGTGAAACAGATAACCCTTATGCTATTAATCCTTGTGTACGTAGACCAGTGAATATTAATCACGATATTAGTTAG
- a CDS encoding lysine--tRNA ligase: protein MSKAPTITNHPNAWPFIEAQRILDHIGNKVPKKGYVLFETGYGPSGLPHIGTFGEVARTTMVRAAFKQLSEIPTRLFCFSDDLDGLRKVPSNIPNPEMLALHLGKPLTSIPDPFNESLSYGHYMNAKLRSFLDRFGFEYEFFSSTECYKSGMFDQMMIKVMEKYDQIMELMLPTFREERKSTYSPFMPICPDTGIVLQVPIEKVDLSAKTIAYKNADGKFVETLVTGGHCKLQWKPDFGMRWAALAVDYEMYGKDHMPNAELYSEICTILDGVAPVQFFYELFLNETGSKISKSKGNSITVDEWLTYAPIESMALFMYQSPSRAKRLHFDVIPKTVDEYLTFNRKYHQESDRLKQLENPVHHIHQGKVPQIETFGISFTLLLNLASVCNPDHKSVLWGFISKYAKEANPESAPYLDHLANFAVHYYNDFIKANKIYLTPTPEHQVILKEILKVLADLQSSVEAEQIQEKIYAIGTNAGYQNLRDYFKELYQILLGQTEGPRLGSFIKLFGIEQTKQLIQDRMKQ from the coding sequence ATGAGTAAAGCACCAACAATTACTAACCACCCTAATGCCTGGCCATTTATAGAAGCGCAAAGAATTCTTGATCATATTGGTAATAAAGTTCCTAAAAAAGGATATGTATTATTTGAAACTGGCTACGGCCCATCAGGATTACCTCATATTGGTACTTTCGGTGAAGTAGCTAGGACAACGATGGTTCGCGCTGCTTTTAAACAATTATCTGAAATCCCGACTAGACTATTTTGCTTTTCTGATGATCTCGATGGGTTACGTAAAGTACCGAGTAACATCCCTAATCCAGAAATGCTTGCCCTACATCTTGGCAAACCACTAACCTCTATTCCTGATCCCTTCAATGAATCGCTCAGTTACGGACATTATATGAATGCCAAGTTACGTTCTTTCCTAGATCGTTTTGGTTTTGAGTATGAATTTTTCAGTAGTACTGAATGCTATAAATCTGGCATGTTTGATCAAATGATGATCAAAGTAATGGAAAAATATGACCAAATTATGGAATTAATGTTACCTACTTTTAGAGAAGAAAGAAAGTCAACTTACTCTCCCTTTATGCCAATTTGTCCTGATACCGGTATTGTACTACAGGTACCAATAGAAAAAGTTGATCTATCAGCAAAAACCATTGCTTATAAGAATGCCGATGGCAAATTTGTTGAAACTTTAGTTACCGGGGGACATTGTAAATTACAATGGAAACCAGATTTTGGCATGCGTTGGGCTGCACTAGCAGTAGATTATGAAATGTATGGCAAAGACCATATGCCTAATGCCGAATTATATTCAGAAATCTGTACTATTTTAGATGGTGTCGCACCAGTGCAGTTCTTTTATGAATTATTTCTCAATGAAACTGGAAGTAAGATTTCCAAATCTAAAGGCAATAGCATCACCGTTGATGAATGGTTAACTTATGCTCCAATTGAAAGCATGGCTTTATTTATGTATCAATCACCATCAAGAGCCAAAAGGTTACATTTTGATGTAATTCCTAAAACTGTTGATGAGTATTTGACTTTTAATCGAAAATATCATCAAGAATCTGATCGACTAAAACAACTGGAAAATCCAGTACATCACATTCATCAAGGCAAGGTACCACAAATTGAAACTTTTGGTATTAGCTTTACACTGCTACTAAATCTTGCTTCAGTATGTAATCCAGATCATAAATCAGTATTATGGGGCTTTATCAGCAAATATGCTAAAGAGGCTAACCCAGAAAGCGCTCCATATTTAGACCATCTAGCAAATTTTGCTGTACATTATTATAATGATTTTATCAAAGCTAATAAAATTTATCTCACTCCAACTCCAGAACATCAAGTCATATTAAAAGAAATTTTAAAAGTACTGGCAGACTTGCAGAGTTCTGTTGAGGCTGAACAAATTCAAGAAAAAATTTATGCAATTGGAACTAATGCTGGTTATCAGAATTTGCGTGATTATTTTAAAGAACTATATCAAATCTTGCTTGGCCAAACTGAAGGCCCACGCCTTGGATCATTCATTAAATTATTTGGTATAGAACAAACTAAACAACTTATTCAAGATAGAATGAAACAATAG
- the trxA gene encoding thioredoxin, with protein sequence MVYEVTDSSFQKQVLEADVPVLVDFWAEWCGPCKMLTPVIEALSKELEGRLKICKMNVETSPVIPSELGIRSIPTLIIFKNGKQCATKSGAFPKNIIEEWINSVI encoded by the coding sequence ATGGTTTATGAAGTAACAGACAGCTCATTTCAAAAGCAAGTTTTAGAAGCTGATGTCCCTGTACTAGTTGATTTTTGGGCTGAATGGTGTGGTCCGTGTAAGATGCTTACACCAGTTATTGAGGCATTAAGTAAAGAATTAGAAGGTAGATTGAAAATATGTAAAATGAATGTTGAAACAAGTCCAGTTATACCTTCTGAGCTTGGTATTCGTTCTATACCAACGCTAATTATTTTTAAAAATGGCAAACAATGTGCTACTAAATCTGGAGCTTTTCCTAAAAACATTATTGAAGAATGGATTAATTCTGTAATTTAG
- the ykgO gene encoding type B 50S ribosomal protein L36 gives MKVVSSLKSLKKRDKDCQVVKRNGKILVINKKNKRFKAKQG, from the coding sequence ATGAAAGTTGTAAGCTCACTTAAGTCACTAAAAAAAAGAGATAAAGATTGCCAGGTAGTAAAGCGTAATGGTAAGATTCTGGTTATCAACAAAAAAAATAAAAGATTTAAAGCTAAACAAGGGTAA
- a CDS encoding FUSC family protein, producing MDNISKRWNNAGLRYSFTLAIIMGLIMLGAKIFAVTDITWALVSGVVCTELETNKALSLVLWRIIATMIGVAVAFLILLVIGAGYIGLVVGVVITTLICHYSISSLKNNWKLVTATVVIVLVTGLQHNSASLVEAVALKRAIEVIAGSLAAGLVTGILEWLW from the coding sequence ATGGATAATATATCTAAAAGATGGAATAATGCAGGTTTACGCTATTCTTTTACATTGGCAATTATTATGGGATTAATTATGCTGGGAGCAAAAATTTTTGCTGTTACAGATATTACATGGGCTTTAGTGTCTGGAGTAGTATGTACAGAGCTTGAAACAAATAAAGCATTATCATTAGTATTATGGCGCATAATTGCAACAATGATAGGCGTAGCTGTTGCTTTTTTGATATTACTAGTTATAGGAGCGGGGTATATCGGTTTAGTTGTAGGGGTTGTAATTACCACACTTATATGTCACTATTCTATTTCTTCTTTGAAAAACAATTGGAAACTTGTTACTGCCACGGTAGTTATAGTTCTTGTTACTGGATTGCAACATAATTCTGCCAGCTTAGTTGAAGCGGTAGCACTTAAACGTGCGATAGAGGTTATAGCTGGAAGTTTAGCTGCTGGTTTAGTTACTGGTATTTTAGAGTGGCTATGGTAA
- a CDS encoding disulfide bond formation protein B yields MLIFTFLKSLGIIFSKNSFRLLFIMLICISITALATAYYAEYVMGLEPCPLCLYQRLPYLVLIKLAVVALIFKKISKYGIIFVMLTLLVACLLAGYNSGVERGIFKPTSLCSSAIKIPEHLSINDIKTMLYNKGVASCTRPTIKVLELSMAEWNLLLNIAVLMSVIFIRVCSLNSQQT; encoded by the coding sequence ATGTTAATTTTTACTTTTTTAAAATCACTTGGTATAATATTTAGTAAAAATAGCTTTCGATTGCTTTTTATAATGCTGATTTGTATATCAATAACAGCTTTGGCTACTGCTTATTATGCAGAATATGTAATGGGGCTTGAGCCATGTCCATTATGCCTATACCAAAGACTACCATATTTAGTATTAATAAAATTAGCGGTGGTTGCATTAATTTTCAAAAAGATTAGTAAATATGGCATAATTTTTGTCATGCTAACATTATTAGTAGCCTGTCTGCTTGCTGGATATAATAGTGGTGTTGAGCGAGGAATTTTTAAGCCAACTAGCTTGTGTTCGTCAGCAATCAAAATTCCAGAACATTTATCTATTAATGATATAAAGACGATGTTATATAATAAAGGTGTAGCCTCCTGTACCAGACCGACAATAAAAGTTTTGGAATTATCAATGGCTGAGTGGAATTTATTATTGAATATTGCAGTATTGATGAGTGTTATTTTTATTCGTGTATGCTCTTTGAATTCGCAACAAACTTAA
- a CDS encoding demethoxyubiquinone hydroxylase family protein, giving the protein MPQPSFIESKSKIAEMIRVDHAGEYGAKRIYEGQIKFANKVQDKRLYAMMLVQEQKHLDYFTKELVKRRVKPTILLPFWHVGGYLLGALSSIAGTKFAMLVTQAVEEVIELHYQQQLWDLDGNAEERDLITNIEKFKLEEVEHKEIASSFQQKYETNLQQVHGDDNGVIDAIIKRICIMAINLSKKI; this is encoded by the coding sequence ATGCCACAACCTAGTTTTATTGAAAGCAAATCAAAGATTGCAGAAATGATTAGAGTAGATCATGCTGGAGAGTATGGCGCTAAGAGAATATATGAAGGGCAAATCAAATTTGCAAATAAAGTACAGGACAAAAGATTATATGCAATGATGTTAGTACAAGAGCAGAAGCATCTTGATTATTTTACCAAGGAATTAGTCAAGAGAAGAGTAAAACCAACAATATTACTACCATTTTGGCATGTAGGAGGGTATTTGTTGGGAGCTTTATCTTCTATAGCAGGAACAAAATTTGCAATGTTAGTTACGCAAGCGGTTGAAGAAGTAATAGAACTTCATTACCAACAGCAATTATGGGATTTGGACGGTAATGCAGAGGAAAGGGATTTAATAACTAATATTGAGAAATTTAAGCTTGAAGAAGTAGAACATAAGGAAATAGCAAGTTCATTTCAGCAAAAATATGAAACAAATTTACAGCAGGTACATGGTGATGATAATGGTGTGATCGATGCTATAATCAAAAGGATATGTATAATGGCTATTAATTTGAGTAAAAAAATATGA
- a CDS encoding DUF2383 domain-containing protein → MTTLVGIQSNLTNAVKELIELEYEAVESYETAVSKLTHNNECKMHLISFLEDHKRHISELSALLKQHNEEPPKEASKSKQWIKSGKVTVANIIGDEFIIAAMKGNEFDTNVAYERIYTREDGWKDVYEVIRRGLEDEKRHKKWLEERPQIFHVHISVG, encoded by the coding sequence ATGACAACTTTAGTAGGCATCCAAAGCAATCTTACAAATGCGGTTAAAGAACTTATTGAGCTAGAATATGAAGCTGTAGAATCTTATGAAACTGCTGTCAGTAAATTAACTCATAATAATGAATGTAAGATGCATCTTATTTCTTTTCTAGAAGATCATAAACGCCATATTAGCGAACTTTCTGCACTTTTAAAACAGCACAATGAAGAACCACCTAAAGAAGCAAGTAAATCCAAACAATGGATTAAAAGTGGTAAAGTGACTGTAGCTAATATTATAGGAGATGAATTTATAATTGCTGCTATGAAAGGTAATGAATTCGATACTAATGTAGCTTATGAACGTATCTATACCAGAGAAGATGGGTGGAAAGATGTATATGAGGTTATTAGACGTGGATTAGAAGATGAAAAGCGTCATAAAAAATGGCTGGAAGAAAGACCGCAAATATTCCACGTACATATATCTGTAGGATAA
- a CDS encoding SixA phosphatase family protein — MKRIILMRHAAATKSSSVSDFNSQLNGMGESQAIAAGNFIANLGIDQVLVSPTKRTTQTLSIILQQVEIPEIESVRALYESSSSKIIEIISGTADNINNLMILGHNPTIYQLVLELAQNSSKEYERMLTTTMSTAQIVVIEFTDLVDWRKISLQLGKGSITHIFNPNLELGEN; from the coding sequence ATGAAGCGAATAATTTTAATGAGACATGCAGCTGCAACTAAATCCAGTTCAGTCAGTGATTTTAATTCTCAATTAAATGGGATGGGTGAAAGTCAAGCAATCGCTGCCGGTAACTTTATAGCAAATTTGGGTATTGATCAAGTGCTGGTATCACCAACAAAAAGAACTACTCAAACTCTCAGTATTATCTTACAACAGGTAGAGATTCCAGAGATTGAGTCAGTTAGAGCTTTGTATGAATCATCTAGCAGTAAGATTATCGAAATTATTTCTGGAACTGCTGATAATATAAATAATTTAATGATTCTTGGTCATAATCCGACGATTTATCAGCTGGTGCTTGAATTAGCACAAAACAGCTCTAAAGAGTATGAGCGTATGCTAACAACCACTATGTCAACTGCTCAGATAGTAGTTATAGAATTTACAGATTTAGTTGATTGGCGTAAGATATCTCTTCAATTGGGTAAGGGAAGTATTACGCATATATTTAATCCTAACCTAGAACTCGGTGAAAATTGA
- a CDS encoding protease modulator HflC, producing MNKSYYVIIGVFISLLSIAGSLFSVDQRQVAVVFQFGEAMRTVDAPGLNIKIPFIQNVEFFDKRILHVEAEAKELTAVDGKRLIVDAFTKFTIIDPVKFYKTVHDFQGVRIRLNKILESSMRQVIGKVPLTALLTGERSNVMHNIRDIVIQEAKTFGLNVLDVRILRADLPKENSAAIYQRMQTAREKEAKQIRAEGQEEAARIRSKADKESKILVAESYMQSQIIKGDGDAIAAKIYNLAYAEDPEFYKFYRSMTVYRNVLKKDDTSFVLSPSSEFFKYLNLNK from the coding sequence ATGAATAAAAGTTATTACGTAATTATCGGAGTTTTTATAAGCTTGTTGTCTATAGCCGGCTCTTTATTTTCTGTTGATCAGCGGCAAGTAGCAGTAGTCTTCCAGTTTGGTGAAGCTATGCGTACTGTTGATGCTCCTGGCCTAAATATTAAGATTCCTTTTATTCAAAATGTAGAATTTTTTGATAAACGAATTTTACATGTAGAAGCGGAAGCTAAAGAACTAACTGCTGTTGATGGTAAAAGATTGATTGTTGATGCATTCACCAAATTTACTATCATAGATCCCGTCAAATTTTATAAAACCGTTCACGACTTTCAAGGAGTACGAATTAGATTAAACAAAATTTTAGAATCATCTATGCGTCAGGTCATTGGTAAAGTTCCATTGACAGCTTTGTTAACAGGTGAACGCTCTAATGTAATGCATAACATTAGAGATATTGTAATTCAGGAAGCAAAAACTTTTGGTCTTAATGTGCTTGATGTTAGAATTCTGAGAGCTGATTTGCCAAAAGAAAATAGTGCAGCAATTTATCAAAGAATGCAAACTGCACGTGAGAAAGAAGCTAAACAGATTAGAGCTGAGGGGCAAGAAGAAGCTGCGCGAATTAGATCCAAGGCTGATAAAGAAAGTAAGATCTTAGTAGCTGAATCTTATATGCAATCTCAGATTATCAAAGGAGATGGTGATGCAATCGCTGCAAAAATATATAATCTTGCTTATGCTGAAGACCCTGAATTCTATAAATTTTATCGCTCGATGACAGTGTATAGGAACGTATTAAAGAAAGATGATACTTCTTTCGTGTTATCACCGTCATCAGAGTTTTTTAAATACCTTAATTTAAATAAGTAA
- a CDS encoding Do family serine endopeptidase: MIFVHINNQLSRYLVFLLLIFSQFSAVAASSSYFILVDEKKPAAVLKGKNQTYISPLSNGESENQPAKLPLDEVAKEAETVEPLSILTTPKEQFVVTHPSFANIVEPLMPAVVNIYTVQYNKKNQYLQKAPFPEGFPFDQFNDFFEQFNIPFNSEELYSNPKAVSLGSGFIIDQAGFIVTNHHVVSNADEIHVKLIDNTELPAKLIGTDQRTDLALLKVESKQPLPNVKFGNSSKSRVGDWVIAIGNPFGLGGTVTTGIISSKGRDIDINTGGVVDDFIQTDAAINSGNSGGPMFNLDGEVIGVNTAIFSPSGTNIGIGFSIPSNTAQTIIEQLKKSGKISRGRLDVTVQEITTDIAEALGLKEATGALVAEVIAGGAADIAGIKSGDIIIEFAGQSVKNSRKLQVLVAETPVDKEVPVVVMRGGKTHNLHVKITEVDRIGNKLANFDHKNHKQDSSLDTIEKNHITFSNLTDSIRKKFAIKEGISGVIITNIDKDQRNYGLRVGDIVMAINQQYINNVEQLHKHYDSAKADKKQNIVLLIKRRNMDIFIAIPIA; encoded by the coding sequence ATGATATTTGTCCACATTAATAACCAATTATCTCGATATTTGGTATTTTTATTATTAATTTTTAGCCAATTCTCAGCTGTCGCGGCTAGTAGTAGTTACTTTATCTTAGTCGATGAGAAAAAACCAGCGGCTGTACTAAAGGGCAAAAACCAAACTTATATTAGTCCTCTTTCGAATGGAGAAAGTGAGAATCAACCAGCTAAGCTACCTCTAGATGAAGTTGCAAAAGAAGCAGAAACAGTTGAGCCTCTTAGTATTCTCACTACGCCAAAAGAACAATTTGTTGTAACTCATCCAAGTTTTGCTAACATTGTTGAACCATTAATGCCAGCAGTAGTAAATATTTATACGGTACAATATAATAAGAAAAATCAGTATCTACAAAAAGCTCCATTCCCTGAAGGTTTTCCATTTGATCAATTCAATGATTTTTTTGAACAATTCAATATCCCATTTAATTCTGAAGAGCTATATTCTAATCCTAAAGCAGTTTCACTTGGTTCAGGGTTTATTATTGACCAGGCTGGATTTATCGTAACTAATCATCATGTGGTAAGTAATGCCGATGAAATACATGTTAAACTTATTGATAACACTGAATTACCAGCAAAACTAATTGGCACTGATCAACGAACAGATCTAGCACTCCTTAAAGTAGAAAGCAAACAACCTTTACCTAATGTAAAATTTGGTAATTCATCAAAATCCAGAGTGGGAGATTGGGTTATTGCCATTGGTAATCCCTTTGGACTTGGTGGCACTGTAACTACTGGTATCATTTCCTCGAAAGGACGTGATATTGATATTAATACCGGTGGTGTAGTAGATGACTTTATTCAGACTGATGCTGCGATTAATAGTGGTAATTCTGGTGGCCCGATGTTTAATCTTGATGGCGAAGTTATCGGAGTAAATACTGCTATTTTCTCTCCATCAGGTACTAATATTGGCATTGGTTTTTCCATTCCTTCCAATACTGCCCAAACAATCATTGAACAATTAAAGAAAAGTGGAAAAATTAGCCGAGGTCGTCTTGATGTTACTGTTCAGGAAATTACTACAGATATTGCTGAAGCTCTTGGTTTAAAAGAAGCAACTGGAGCATTAGTAGCGGAGGTAATAGCAGGAGGAGCAGCAGATATTGCTGGTATTAAATCTGGTGATATTATTATAGAATTTGCAGGACAATCAGTAAAAAATTCTAGAAAATTACAAGTATTGGTAGCAGAAACACCAGTAGATAAAGAAGTACCAGTTGTAGTAATGCGTGGTGGAAAAACACATAACTTACATGTGAAGATTACAGAGGTAGATCGTATTGGTAATAAATTAGCAAATTTTGACCATAAAAATCATAAACAAGATTCTTCATTAGACACGATAGAAAAAAATCATATAACTTTTAGCAATCTGACTGATTCCATACGTAAAAAATTTGCCATAAAAGAAGGGATTAGTGGCGTTATCATTACTAATATTGATAAAGATCAAAGAAATTATGGCCTGAGAGTAGGAGATATAGTAATGGCTATTAATCAACAATATATTAATAATGTTGAGCAATTGCATAAACATTATGATAGCGCAAAAGCAGATAAAAAACAAAATATCGTTCTATTAATAAAAAGAAGAAATATGGATATCTTTATAGCTATTCCAATAGCTTAA